A region from the Desulfomarina profundi genome encodes:
- a CDS encoding sirohydrochlorin cobaltochelatase, giving the protein MKTIFLTAVVLSMFAVQTISAGEHEVKHKNGVVLAMFGTTVEPALQGLLNIREKMAKAYPDTPVRFAFTSNIIRRIWQKRAKDPAYIKAHPEIPAEILNVQGPLATIANFQDDGYDTLIVQPTHIAPAEEFLDLSSYVKAIASIDTIKARFKPFNKLVIGRPMLGTFGVTHPYDEDIKVAVKAMKEDVDRAREKKAALVYMGHGNDHFPSGGSYLQFAHEMNQAYPDVLTVVGTVEGYPGVDEVIKQLQHAGVKNVYIRAFMIVAGDHARNDMAGPEKDSWKSLMEKAGITVHPYLHGMGENDKIAEIYVQHASDAAKDAGIVLK; this is encoded by the coding sequence ATGAAAACCATTTTTCTCACGGCTGTTGTTTTAAGCATGTTTGCCGTGCAAACCATTTCCGCCGGCGAGCATGAAGTAAAGCATAAAAATGGTGTTGTTCTGGCCATGTTTGGTACCACGGTTGAACCAGCATTGCAGGGACTGCTGAACATCAGGGAAAAGATGGCAAAGGCCTATCCGGACACTCCGGTTCGTTTTGCCTTCACATCCAATATCATTCGCCGCATCTGGCAGAAACGGGCCAAGGATCCGGCATACATTAAAGCACATCCTGAAATCCCCGCAGAAATCCTCAATGTCCAGGGACCGCTGGCGACTATTGCCAATTTCCAGGATGACGGTTACGATACCCTGATTGTCCAGCCCACCCATATCGCCCCGGCAGAAGAATTTCTTGATCTGAGCAGCTATGTCAAGGCGATTGCCTCCATCGACACCATCAAGGCCAGGTTCAAACCTTTTAACAAGCTGGTCATCGGACGCCCCATGCTCGGCACCTTCGGTGTTACTCACCCCTATGACGAAGATATCAAAGTTGCAGTCAAGGCCATGAAAGAAGATGTTGATCGTGCACGTGAGAAAAAGGCCGCACTGGTCTACATGGGACACGGCAATGATCATTTCCCGTCAGGGGGCTCCTATCTGCAGTTTGCCCATGAGATGAACCAGGCTTACCCCGATGTTCTCACTGTTGTTGGTACGGTTGAAGGATATCCGGGCGTTGATGAGGTTATAAAACAGTTACAACATGCCGGTGTGAAAAACGTCTATATCCGTGCCTTTATGATTGTTGCCGGGGACCATGCCCGCAACGATATGGCCGGACCTGAAAAAGACTCCTGGAAATCCCTTATGGAAAAAGCCGGAATCACCGTTCATCCCTACCTGCATGGCATGGGAGAAAATGATAAAATTGCCGAGATTTATGTCCAGCACGCGTCAGACGCAGCCAAAGATGCAGGCATTGTCCTGAAATAA
- the lon gene encoding endopeptidase La, translated as MDDFSNNEDMEIPEVLPMMAVRDVVVFNYMIIPLFVGRPGSVEAVNEALASNKLLMLVTQKDATKDNPTEKDLYEVGMVCMVMRTLKLPDGRLKVLVQAMSKARIKEFLRTDPSYQVAVEVIEDQPMEGEVSVEVEALMRTVREQTEKIMSLRGILSADLMMIINNIEDPGRLADLVGSNLRLKIPESQKILEETDPVVRLQLVNELLAKELEVSTVQAKIQNDAKEEMSKSQREYFLREQIHALQKELGDTDDYGQEIDELSRRLKKTKMPKPVRKEAKKQLNRMAMMHPDSSEATIIRTYIDWILDVPWKKGTKDHLDLKRAKEILDEDHFGLDKVKERILEFLAVRKLNKSTKGPILCFVGPPGVGKTSLGQSIARAMGRKFYRLSLGGMRDEAEIRGHRRTYIGAMPGRIVQGLKTTGANNPVFMMDEVDKIGADYRGDPSSALLEVLDPEQNFEFTDHYMNLPINLSKVMFITTANMSDTIPRPLLDRMEVIRLSGYTLEEKVVIARRYLLPRQVKENGVRPSQIRIKDETIEYIATHYTYEAGLRNLEREIGKICRKIARKIAEGGRGPYTVSKRNIEKYLGPPKTIPESELQRLEQPGLVTGLAWTEVGGEILQIEVNLMPGKGKLILTGQLGDVMKESAQAALTYCRSRFRELGVKEDYFDTIDIHIHVPAGAIPKDGPSAGITMATALYSAIVQKKVIGKLAMTGEVTLRGRVLPIGGLKEKALAALRAGITTVIIPEQNKKDLVEIPEDIRKKMDFYPVKDMDQVVKIAFNNKSGQKKRSTGKKKK; from the coding sequence ATGGACGATTTTTCCAATAATGAAGATATGGAAATACCTGAAGTTCTGCCTATGATGGCTGTTCGGGATGTGGTCGTTTTCAATTATATGATTATTCCCCTGTTTGTCGGGCGACCGGGTTCTGTTGAGGCTGTCAACGAGGCTCTTGCATCCAATAAACTGCTGATGCTGGTCACTCAGAAAGATGCGACAAAAGACAATCCAACGGAAAAAGACCTCTACGAAGTCGGAATGGTCTGTATGGTCATGCGGACGCTCAAGTTGCCCGATGGCCGGTTGAAGGTTCTTGTGCAGGCCATGTCCAAGGCAAGAATAAAGGAATTTCTCCGTACGGATCCATCCTACCAGGTGGCAGTGGAGGTGATAGAAGACCAGCCCATGGAAGGGGAAGTGAGCGTTGAGGTGGAAGCCCTGATGCGAACGGTACGGGAGCAGACTGAGAAAATCATGTCGCTTCGGGGAATCCTTTCCGCCGATCTTATGATGATTATCAACAACATTGAAGATCCGGGCCGATTGGCAGACCTGGTCGGTTCTAATCTACGCCTGAAGATCCCGGAATCCCAGAAAATTCTTGAGGAAACTGATCCTGTTGTCCGGTTGCAGCTGGTGAATGAACTGCTGGCCAAGGAACTGGAAGTGTCCACGGTGCAGGCAAAGATTCAGAATGATGCCAAGGAGGAGATGAGCAAATCCCAGCGGGAATATTTTCTCCGCGAGCAGATCCACGCCCTGCAGAAGGAGCTGGGAGATACAGATGATTACGGTCAGGAAATTGATGAACTTTCCCGCAGGCTGAAAAAAACAAAAATGCCGAAGCCGGTTCGAAAGGAAGCCAAAAAACAGCTGAATCGAATGGCCATGATGCACCCGGATTCTTCTGAGGCGACCATTATTCGTACTTATATTGACTGGATTCTCGATGTGCCGTGGAAGAAGGGGACCAAGGATCATCTTGATCTGAAAAGGGCAAAAGAGATCCTGGATGAAGATCATTTCGGCCTGGACAAGGTGAAGGAGAGGATTCTTGAGTTTCTTGCCGTGCGAAAGCTCAATAAATCAACCAAGGGCCCCATCCTCTGTTTCGTCGGCCCTCCGGGGGTTGGTAAAACTTCTCTCGGGCAATCCATTGCCAGGGCCATGGGGAGAAAATTCTACAGGCTCTCATTGGGCGGGATGCGTGACGAAGCGGAAATTCGCGGTCACAGGCGCACCTATATCGGCGCCATGCCCGGTAGAATTGTTCAGGGGTTAAAGACTACCGGAGCAAACAATCCTGTTTTCATGATGGACGAGGTCGATAAGATCGGTGCGGACTACAGGGGTGACCCGTCTTCGGCATTGCTGGAAGTTCTCGATCCGGAGCAGAATTTTGAGTTTACTGATCACTATATGAATCTGCCTATCAATCTGTCAAAGGTGATGTTTATCACGACGGCCAACATGAGCGATACCATCCCGAGGCCATTACTGGACAGGATGGAGGTTATTCGTCTGTCCGGGTATACCCTTGAGGAAAAGGTTGTGATTGCACGCAGGTATCTCTTGCCAAGACAGGTAAAGGAAAATGGTGTGCGTCCCTCACAGATCCGTATCAAGGATGAGACCATAGAATATATTGCCACACATTATACTTATGAAGCAGGGTTGAGAAATCTGGAGCGGGAAATCGGCAAGATCTGTCGGAAGATTGCCCGCAAGATTGCCGAAGGCGGACGGGGTCCGTACACTGTCAGTAAGAGGAATATTGAAAAATACCTCGGTCCCCCGAAAACCATACCAGAATCCGAACTGCAGCGGCTTGAGCAGCCCGGCCTGGTAACCGGTCTTGCCTGGACCGAAGTTGGCGGGGAGATATTGCAGATAGAGGTTAATCTGATGCCCGGCAAGGGTAAACTGATTCTGACAGGACAACTGGGGGATGTCATGAAGGAATCGGCCCAGGCAGCTCTAACCTATTGCCGAAGCCGTTTCCGGGAGCTGGGGGTGAAAGAGGATTATTTCGATACAATAGACATCCATATCCATGTACCCGCCGGGGCTATTCCAAAGGATGGGCCTTCGGCCGGTATCACCATGGCCACAGCACTTTATTCTGCCATTGTTCAGAAGAAAGTTATAGGAAAACTGGCCATGACAGGGGAAGTTACCCTGCGTGGACGTGTTCTGCCCATAGGTGGCCTGAAGGAAAAGGCTCTGGCGGCATTGCGTGCCGGGATCACCACGGTAATTATTCCAGAGCAGAATAAAAAAGATCTGGTGGAAATACCTGAGGATATCAGAAAGAAGATGGATTTTTACCCGGTGAAGGATATGGATCA
- a CDS encoding acyltransferase, translated as MLTIRSFFDLSDFPHSHLFSGDGPVWTPLNRLKNYMDNYKCPNEPLSTDNSPSTEHVIIYNGKVMRDSSCKIDFGDTTKGKLRVEKNGKILDGASVIMAGAVLMGERIAIGRGVLVESGAMIKSPAIIGDMTEIRQGAYLRGYVLTGRRCVLGHTTEIKHSIFLDDAKAGHFAYLGDSILGNNANLGAGTKFANLRFLPGNVTIFYKGEKIDTGRRKFGAILGDNAQTGCNSVTSPGTLMGKQAILLPNTTARGGYHPEKSVLR; from the coding sequence ATGCTGACGATACGGTCTTTTTTCGACCTGTCCGATTTTCCACACAGCCATCTGTTCTCAGGCGATGGTCCGGTCTGGACACCTTTAAACAGACTGAAAAATTACATGGACAACTACAAATGTCCAAATGAACCGCTGTCAACAGATAACAGCCCCTCCACAGAACATGTCATTATATATAATGGAAAGGTCATGAGGGACAGTTCATGCAAGATAGATTTCGGGGACACCACCAAGGGAAAGCTGCGTGTCGAAAAAAATGGCAAGATCCTCGATGGCGCATCGGTGATCATGGCTGGTGCTGTTCTCATGGGAGAGCGGATAGCAATAGGCCGTGGTGTCCTCGTTGAGAGCGGAGCCATGATAAAATCTCCTGCAATCATCGGCGACATGACCGAAATCCGCCAGGGAGCCTACTTGCGTGGATATGTTCTCACGGGAAGACGTTGCGTTCTCGGCCATACTACTGAAATAAAACACTCCATCTTTCTTGATGACGCCAAAGCCGGTCATTTCGCCTACCTGGGTGACTCCATTCTCGGGAATAACGCCAATCTCGGTGCCGGAACAAAATTTGCCAACCTCCGGTTTTTGCCCGGCAATGTGACTATTTTCTATAAGGGAGAAAAAATCGACACGGGCAGAAGAAAATTCGGCGCCATTCTCGGAGACAATGCACAGACAGGATGCAATTCGGTAACCAGCCCCGGTACTCTCATGGGTAAACAAGCCATCTTACTGCCAAACACCACTGCCAGGGGTGGTTACCACCCCGAAAAATCTGTGCTGCGTTAG
- the cobI gene encoding precorrin-2 C(20)-methyltransferase, whose product MVRGFFYIRDRQNDLELRELQIKRYMMQGTFYVIGVGPGDPGLMTLNAVRTLEKCDVWFAPSAFRHGESMALNIAGGEVDSTGKTILTHHFPMKQVHRGQRPEEEVGQAWREAADTILGYLQSGKDVAFPTLGDPAIYSTGFYVCETLEKIGQPFNVKIIPGVSAIGASSAVTETPLCLGDEKLVVIPATFEDCEIEKVLQVSDTVVFMKVHKVMAQLVKLLDGLDLLENAVLVERCSLGDEKIWPDIRQAVGKEIHYFSTIIVRQKKLR is encoded by the coding sequence TTGGTTCGGGGATTTTTTTATATCCGGGACAGACAGAACGACCTTGAGTTGCGGGAACTTCAGATAAAAAGGTATATGATGCAGGGTACATTTTATGTAATTGGTGTGGGGCCGGGTGATCCTGGGTTGATGACGCTGAACGCAGTGCGAACTCTGGAAAAATGTGACGTCTGGTTTGCACCGTCCGCCTTCAGGCATGGTGAAAGTATGGCTCTCAATATTGCCGGGGGAGAGGTTGATTCCACCGGTAAAACGATTTTGACCCATCATTTCCCCATGAAACAGGTGCACAGGGGGCAGAGGCCGGAGGAAGAGGTAGGTCAGGCATGGCGTGAGGCGGCAGACACTATTCTTGGCTATTTGCAATCAGGAAAGGATGTGGCCTTTCCCACTCTTGGAGATCCTGCTATTTACAGTACCGGCTTTTATGTCTGTGAGACCCTGGAAAAAATCGGCCAGCCTTTTAATGTAAAAATCATTCCTGGTGTATCCGCCATTGGTGCATCGTCAGCAGTCACTGAAACGCCTCTCTGTCTTGGTGACGAAAAGCTTGTTGTCATTCCCGCCACATTCGAAGACTGCGAAATTGAAAAGGTACTTCAGGTCAGTGATACCGTAGTGTTTATGAAAGTTCACAAGGTCATGGCTCAACTTGTCAAACTGCTGGATGGGCTGGACCTCCTTGAGAACGCGGTACTGGTTGAAAGATGCAGTCTAGGAGATGAGAAGATATGGCCTGATATCAGGCAGGCTGTCGGAAAAGAGATACACTATTTTTCAACGATAATTGTACGTCAGAAAAAACTGCGATAA
- a CDS encoding Re/Si-specific NAD(P)(+) transhydrogenase subunit alpha, with amino-acid sequence MRIGVPKETRKGERRVATTPEVAKLIKSLGFTITIESGAGLASKFTDDAYQEVGVTIAQDAKTLYDASDIILKVRAPEFNPELSLDETELFREGQTLISFIQPGQNEELVKKLSEKTISVLAMDSIPRISRAQKMDALSSMANIGGYRAVVEAAQHFGRFFTGQITAAGKIPPAKVLVIGAGVAGLSAIGTARSMGAIVRAFDTRPEVKEQVESMDAEFLMLDFSGEDGSGEGGYAKVMSDEFIKAEMALFADQAKDVDIIITTALIPGRPAPELITETMVESMKEGSVIVDLAAEMGGNCKLTEADKVVVKHGVTIIGYTDLPSRLATQSSQLYSTNLRHLLSELTPEKNGVIDINMEDEVIRGATIIKEGKITWPPPPPKLSAAPPKQEHPPAPEPVEEKKPGPLSVVLPFAVGAFALLGLGSIAPPEFMSHFTVFVLACFIGYMVVWNVTPSLHTPLMSVTNAISSIIIIGALLQISSENRLIMFLAEITILITSINIFGGFAVTHRMLAMFRK; translated from the coding sequence ATGCGTATTGGTGTACCAAAAGAAACACGAAAAGGTGAACGGCGTGTTGCAACAACACCGGAGGTCGCAAAACTTATAAAAAGCCTCGGCTTTACAATCACTATTGAGTCCGGTGCCGGATTGGCATCAAAATTTACAGATGACGCTTATCAAGAGGTTGGCGTCACTATCGCACAGGATGCAAAAACGCTCTATGACGCCTCCGACATAATCCTGAAGGTTCGAGCTCCCGAATTCAACCCTGAGCTTTCATTGGATGAAACCGAGTTATTCCGGGAGGGCCAGACGCTTATCAGTTTTATTCAACCCGGCCAAAATGAAGAGTTGGTAAAAAAACTCTCAGAGAAAACCATTTCCGTTCTGGCGATGGATTCAATACCGCGAATTTCCAGAGCGCAAAAGATGGATGCTTTGAGTTCAATGGCTAATATCGGCGGCTACCGTGCCGTGGTCGAGGCCGCCCAGCACTTCGGGCGCTTTTTCACCGGGCAGATAACAGCAGCAGGAAAGATCCCCCCGGCCAAAGTTCTCGTCATCGGTGCCGGTGTCGCCGGCCTTTCCGCAATTGGAACTGCCAGGAGCATGGGAGCAATTGTCCGCGCCTTTGATACCCGCCCCGAGGTCAAGGAACAGGTAGAAAGCATGGATGCCGAATTTCTGATGCTCGATTTTTCTGGTGAAGACGGCAGCGGTGAGGGGGGATATGCCAAGGTGATGAGTGATGAGTTCATCAAGGCCGAAATGGCCCTTTTTGCCGACCAGGCAAAAGATGTTGACATTATTATCACCACCGCACTTATCCCGGGCAGACCAGCTCCCGAACTGATCACCGAAACAATGGTGGAGAGCATGAAGGAAGGCAGTGTCATCGTTGACCTGGCCGCGGAAATGGGCGGGAACTGTAAACTGACTGAAGCAGATAAAGTCGTAGTAAAACACGGTGTCACTATAATAGGATATACGGATTTACCGTCACGTCTCGCGACCCAGTCCAGTCAACTGTATTCCACCAACCTTCGCCATCTGCTTTCAGAACTCACTCCTGAAAAAAATGGTGTAATTGATATCAATATGGAGGATGAGGTGATTCGTGGCGCAACAATTATCAAGGAAGGAAAAATAACCTGGCCACCCCCTCCCCCCAAACTTTCCGCCGCACCCCCAAAGCAGGAACACCCCCCGGCACCGGAACCGGTGGAGGAGAAAAAACCGGGTCCATTGAGTGTTGTTTTACCTTTTGCCGTCGGAGCATTTGCCCTGCTTGGACTTGGAAGTATCGCTCCTCCTGAGTTCATGTCTCATTTTACCGTTTTTGTCCTGGCCTGTTTTATCGGCTATATGGTTGTCTGGAATGTTACACCATCCCTTCACACGCCCCTGATGAGCGTAACCAACGCAATCAGCTCCATTATTATTATTGGTGCACTGTTACAAATATCGTCTGAAAACCGGCTGATAATGTTTCTTGCAGAAATCACCATTCTAATAACCAGCATAAACATTTTCGGTGGATTCGCAGTTACTCATCGCATGCTTGCCATGTTCAGGAAATAG
- the pntB gene encoding Re/Si-specific NAD(P)(+) transhydrogenase subunit beta, translating to MSQGIVTAAYIGASIMFILALGGLSKPDTSRRGNFFGILGMTSALSATVIGIVSNNFFILSVGIIIGGTIGLVLAKKVKMTQMPELVAILHSLVGFAAVLVGFANFLDHDPTLIGADRTIHDIETYLGILIGALTFSGSIVAFLKLSGKIGGKPLLLPGRHWLNLALLVGALILCAGFVGQSATGGGTATLVLMTIIALVFGVHMVMAIGGADMPVVISMLNSYSGWAAAATGFMLNNDLLIVVGALVGSSGAILSYIMCRAMNRKFISVIAGGFGSSGSKSATADEGEAGDIVSVESAEVAELLLKAREVMIIPGYGMAVAQAQHTVHEITKKLRAEKINVRFGIHPVAGRMPGHMNVLLAEAKVPYDIVFELDEINDDFPDVDVSLIIGANDIVNPAAQEVPDSPIAGMPVLECWKGRTTVVLKRSMATGYAGVSNPLFYKENTRMLFGDARESLDNVLKNLDS from the coding sequence ATGTCACAAGGTATTGTAACTGCAGCCTATATCGGTGCGAGCATCATGTTTATCCTGGCCCTCGGTGGACTCAGTAAACCGGATACTTCAAGGAGGGGTAATTTTTTTGGTATCCTCGGTATGACATCGGCTCTCTCAGCCACTGTCATCGGGATCGTATCGAACAACTTTTTCATCTTGTCCGTGGGAATTATCATTGGTGGTACCATCGGGTTGGTTCTGGCTAAAAAAGTTAAAATGACTCAAATGCCGGAACTGGTGGCAATTTTACACAGTCTGGTGGGGTTTGCCGCAGTACTTGTCGGATTTGCCAACTTTCTGGATCATGACCCGACACTTATCGGGGCGGACAGAACCATTCATGACATAGAGACTTACCTGGGCATACTCATTGGTGCCCTCACCTTTTCAGGGTCAATAGTTGCCTTCCTGAAGCTGAGTGGTAAAATCGGCGGCAAACCTCTCCTGCTTCCGGGTCGCCACTGGCTCAACCTTGCCCTGCTTGTCGGTGCCCTCATTTTATGTGCCGGTTTTGTCGGTCAATCCGCCACGGGAGGCGGTACAGCCACACTTGTCCTGATGACCATAATAGCTCTTGTCTTTGGTGTACATATGGTTATGGCAATCGGCGGAGCTGATATGCCGGTAGTCATCTCCATGTTGAACAGTTATTCAGGCTGGGCCGCGGCAGCTACCGGCTTCATGCTGAATAATGACCTTTTAATCGTGGTAGGCGCCCTGGTGGGAAGCAGTGGTGCAATTCTCAGTTATATCATGTGTCGTGCCATGAATCGCAAATTCATCTCCGTTATCGCCGGAGGTTTTGGCTCCTCTGGAAGTAAATCGGCAACAGCTGATGAAGGAGAGGCAGGTGACATTGTATCTGTTGAGAGTGCGGAGGTGGCAGAGTTACTGCTTAAAGCAAGGGAAGTGATGATTATTCCCGGTTACGGTATGGCCGTGGCCCAGGCCCAACATACTGTGCACGAAATAACCAAAAAACTGCGCGCTGAAAAAATCAATGTCCGTTTCGGCATCCATCCGGTAGCCGGTCGTATGCCCGGTCATATGAACGTACTCCTGGCCGAGGCAAAAGTCCCATATGATATCGTTTTTGAACTGGATGAAATCAATGATGATTTCCCTGATGTTGATGTTTCTCTAATAATTGGTGCCAATGATATTGTAAATCCTGCGGCCCAGGAAGTCCCTGACAGCCCTATCGCAGGAATGCCGGTGCTCGAATGCTGGAAGGGCAGAACAACTGTCGTTTTAAAGCGATCCATGGCAACAGGTTATGCAGGGGTATCCAATCCTCTCTTTTACAAGGAGAATACCCGGATGCTCTTTGGTGACGCCCGTGAAAGTCTTGACAATGTATTGAAAAATCTCGACAGTTAG